The region CGGCTGCGACTATTGCGTGGCCGCCCACACCATGGTCGGCAAGTTCGCAGGCCTGAGCCCGGAAGCGATGCGCGCGGCGCGAGCAGGCGCGCCCACCGGCGATGCCAAGCGCGATGCCTTGGTGCGCTTCGTGCGCCACATCGCCTTGCATCCCGGTACGGTCAGCGATGACGAATACCAAGCCATCGTCGCCGCCGGCTATGACGCTCGGCAACTGGTCGACATCGCCTTGGCGGTGGCTGTGATCACCTTCACCAACGTCTTCAATCGCATCAACGATACGGAGGTGGATTTCCCCGCCGTGGCGTGAACCGCAACGTGGACCTTAAGGCGAAGACAGGCGGCCGGCTGGGAGCGGCCAGACCGTCACGCTTCGCCCAGGATGCGCGCGGCGGCCCGCACGCCCCACCAGGAAGCTTCCTCGAAGACCGAATAACCCGACAGGTCCGCGTGCGCGAACAGCACGCGGCCGTCGACGGCGCGCAGGGCCGCCAGACCAGGATTGCTCAGGTATCCGGGCGCCGGCGTCGCCATGGCATGCCCACGCACGGTGATATCCAGGCTGCGGGCCTGGCGCCAGAAAGTGTCGTCATAGGCCGCCAGCAAATCGACGGCGACCTGATCGCGCAGTTCACGCGGGTCGGCCTGGGCCAGCCAGCGCCGGGCCTGTTCAGGCGTGTCGGTGCTGACCGCCTGATACGCGGTAAACACCGTGCGCGGCGGCGGCGCCACCCGGATCAGTTGATGGGTAGACACGACATAACCCAGGCCCGGCCTGTCGCGGCCCGGCCTATCGCGGCCCGGCCTGTCGCGACCCGACCCGTCATACACCACGTTGTCCCAGGCCAGCGGCGCTCCCGCCAATTCGGGCGGAAAACCGTCCAGGGTGAAATTCGACACCAGCCAGGGCGCATGCGGCGATTGATGCACGGCATGGTCATACCCATAACCCGCCATGCCACGCACTACATGGGCCGCGACGAACAAGGGCATGGCGCAGACCACCCGATCGGCACGCAGGGTGCGCGTGACCGGTGCCGCGCCCGCCGCGCCGAAGCTGTCCGCCACCAGGACGTTCACCTCATGCCCCTGTTCCTCCACGCGCATGGCGGTGCCCGACAGCAGCCAGCGCTCATGCCCCAGATGGCGGGTGATGGAGGCCTGCAGATACGCCACCATGCGCGCCAGCCCGTTGGGCCACGTCAACACGGCGCCATCCGGCGCGTTACTGGCGTGGCCGTCGCGCGAACAGAAATAGTGCAGCCCGGCCCACGCCGAGACGCGATCATGCGGCGCGCCGTAGTCGTCCCGGCAGCAATAGTCCAGATACCAATGCAGGGCGGGCGAGACATAGCCATGATCCAGCAGCCATTGCTTGAAGGTCAGGCGATCCAGCGCGCGCCACTCGGCATCCTGCGACGACAGCGCGATGGGAATGCAGAACAACTTGCGGCCATCCTTGCCCACGGCGTCGCGCAGGCCGTCGACATAACGGAAGAAGGCGTCGTGCTGGGCCTGTTCCGCCGGCGTGGCGCCGGGCGGCACCAGCGCGTCCTGCCAGTGGCCATCGATCAGCAGGCGTTCATCCAGGCCATGCACGATGGCCGCTTCATCCAGATAGGGACGTTCCGTCTGCGCGCCGTCAAGGATGACGCCGAATTCCGCCAGCATTTCGCGCACATGCGTGCTGGCCCGCGACGGCAGGGGCAGGTAATGCGCGCCGCGCGGATAGGCCAGGTCGCCCTCGCCCCCGCCCGACGCATTGCCGCCGAACTCGGGCCCCGCCAGCACGACAAAGTCGCGATGGCCACGGCGCGCCAGCTGCCAGGCGCAGGACAGGCCCGCCACGCCGGCGCCCAGGATGGCCACGCCGGCGCGCTGTTCACCCGTCGGCGCCGGCAATACCCCGGCGTCGCGCAGCCAATGCCCCTCGCGCATGCCCGGATAGGCAACGGTGGGCGTGGTTTCCCGGATCGCCAGGCGGGCCGCGGTGCCCAGCGCCGCCGCGCCCACCGCCGTGCCGAGCAGGAAGGTACGGCGCCGCATCAGCGGATGACCTTGCGCCAGTCTTCGTCGAAGTAACGCACCAGCGACTGTTCGTTCAGACGGTTAGGCGGCATGTCCAGGGTCGGCATGTCGACCGGGAAGTGGAACAGCTCCTTCGTGGTGGGCCCGTCCAGATAGCGCGTGGGCACGGACACGCGTTCCGGCACCGTGTAGTCGGCGCGCTTGCTGGTAAGGATGAAACCCCAGTCGCCGAAGGACGGCACGTAGCAGTGGTAGGGCCACGTATGCAGGCCGGCTTCCTTCAACGTGGAATTGATGCTCCAGTAGGAATGCGGCGCGAAGTACGGCGATGTCGATTGCACCACCATATAGCCCTTCTCCGACAGATGGCGTGCCATCAAGCGGAAGATGGGCGTGGAGTACAGGCGGCCCAGGCCGAAGTTGGTGGGATCGGGAAAGTCCACCACGATGAAGTCATAGACGTTGGTGTTCGACTCCAGCCATGCGCCGGCGTCGGCATTGATCACCGTCACGCGGGGATCCTTCAACGACCCCTGGTTCAATTCGACCAGGGGCGCCGACGTGGAGAACAAGCGCGTCATCTCCGGATCCAGGTCGACCAGCGTGATGTGCTCGATGTTCTTGTGCTTGAGGATCTCGCGCACCGCCAGGCCATCGCCGCCGCCCAGCACCAGGACATTGCGCGCCCAGGGCACGGCGTCCAGGCCAGGATGCACCAGAGCTTCGTGATAGCGATGCTCGTCGCGCGAGGAAAACTGCAGGTTGCCGTTGATGTGCAGGCGCAGGTCGTCATGCCAGCGCGTCACCACCAGGCGCTGATAGCGCGTGGTCTCGGCGTGGATGACCTGGTCGCCATACAGGCCGCGCTCGGCCCAGCCCGTCATCTGCCCCGACAAGGCGAAGCCCACCGCCAGCAGGCCGATCACCAGGGACGCGCGCCATACTTTGTCCTTGGGCCTGGTCAGGTGCTCGCGGAACAACCAGGCCGTCCACAAGGACACGCTGGCATTGAGGATGCCGAAGAGGAATCCCGTGCGCAGCAATCCCAGATAAGGCGCCAGCAGCAACGGAAACACCAGCGACACCGCCAGCGCGCCCAGATAGTCGAAGGCCAGCACCTTGCTGACCAACTCACGGAATTCAGTGCGTTGGCGGTTGAAGATGCGCATCACCAGCGGGATCTCCATGCCCACCAGCAGGCCGATCACGAACACGCATACATATAGCGCGGTGCGAAAAGGCGCCGCGACCCACGCGAAGACCAGGAACAACACCGCGGCCGACACGCCGCCGACCAGGCCCACCAGCAACTCGACTTCGATGAAGCGGTCGAGCACGCGATCATCCGGCACATAGCGCGAGAACCAGGACCCCACGCCCATGGCGAATAGGTAACAACCAATTACCGTGGAGAACTGCAGAATGGAGTCGCCCAGGAGATAACTCGCGAGCGCGCTTCCTATAAGTTCATAGCCTAGGCCACATGATGCAACAATCAATACAGAAAGTATCAGCGCGCGATCACGCATGGGTGCTTCCGGAAGGCGAAAATTGCTGGCAGTATATCGGACCGCCCCCGCGAACCGTCCCTCATTACATAAACAAAGGCACCCCATGCTTACGACGCCGGCCTACGCCTATTTGATTTACATGGTGTCCGCTCTGGTGATGCTTGGCCTTTTCGCCGTCATCTACTCCAGGATCACGGCCTTCGATGAGATGGCCCTGATCCGTGCCGGCAATGCCGCGGCCACCTTGTCTTATTGCGGCGCGCTGGTCGGCTTCAGCCTGACCCTGTATTCCAGCATCGCCACGCATGCCAGCTATGAAATGTTCCTGGCCTGGGCCGCCGGCGCGATGGTCATGCAGGTCGTCGCCTATTCCATCGCTGCCCGCGTCATACGCGGGATGAACCAGGCCATCCACGACAACAACGTCGCGATGGGGGGCCTGATGGGCGGGCTTTCACTTTCGGTGGGCATCATCAACGCCGCCTGCCTTACCTGACGCGAGCAGCACAACCCCGCAGCACCGCAGCACTGCCGCAACACACCGCACTGAATACCGCGCCAGCACCGCGCTGACACCAACGCCACAGCAACGATACGGGAGCCGCCATGAGCCTCGGTTCATTCATTCGCAAGCAGTTTATCGACATCCTCCAGTGGAACGAGGATACCGATGGCGTCCTCGCCTGGCGCCACCCCATGCAGGATTTCGAAATCCAGTACGGCGCCAGCCTGACCGTGCGCGAATCGCAGATGGCCGTCTTCATCAATGAAGGCAAGGTCGCAGACGTGTTCGGTCCGGGCATGTACAAGCTGACCACGCAGACGCTGCCGGTCCTGACGTACCTGAAGAACTGGGACAAGCTGTTCGAGTCGCCCTTCAAGTCGGACGTGGTGTTCTTCAGCACCCGCCTGCAGCTGGGCCGGCGCTGGGGCACCGCGCAGCCGGTGACGATACGCGACAGCGAATTCGGCATGGTGCGCGTGCGCGCGTTCGGCATCTATTCGTATCGCATCGCCGATCCCGGCCTGTTCTATCGCGAGATCAGCGGCACGCGCGACACCTACACGGTGGACGACCTGGAAGAACAGCTGCGCAATATGGTCGTCGCGACCATGAGCAGCACCCTGGGCAGTTCTTCGGTGCCCTTCATCGACATGGCCGCCAACCAGGGGCTGATGTCGCAAAGCATTTCTACGGCGCTGGGGCCGGTGTTCGAGCGCTACGGCGTCAAGCTGGACAACTTCACGGTGGAAAACGTTTCGCTGCCGGAAGAGTTGCAGAAGGCTTTGGACACCCGTATCGCCATCGGCATGAGCGGCGATCTGAACAAGTACACGCAGTACCAGACCGCCAGCTCGATTCCTCTGGCCGCGCAGAACGAAGGCGGCATCGCCGGCGTCGGTGCTGGCCTGGCCGCGGGCGCGGCCCTGGGCCAGACCATGGCCGCGGGGCTGGGTTCGCTGACCGGGCAGGGGCAAGGCCAGGGTCAAGGGCAGGGACAAGGCGCAGCGGCAGCGGGCGCCGGTGCTGCGGCGGGTGCGGCCGCGGCCGGCGGCGGTGGCGCGGATCCCGCCCAGCGCCTGCAACAGCTCAAGGGCATGCTGGACCAGAACCTGATCACCCAGCAGGATTACGACACCGCCAAGGCGGAGATCCTCAAGCGGCTCACGGGGGGCTGACGGCAGCCCATGCAACGCATCCTGTGTCCCCAGTGTGGCGCGCCCGTCGAGTTCAAGTCCGCGGCGTCGGTCATGGCCGTGTGCGGCTCCTGCCGCAGCACGCTGCTGAAAGACGCGGAGTCGGTCAAGCGCATCGGCGAAATGGCCGAGGTGCTGGAAGATTACTCCCCGATCCAGATCACCAGCACCGGCAAGTACGAAGGCAAGCGCTTCGACGTCGTCGGGCGGCTGCAACTGCGTTACGAAGCCGGTTTCTGGAATGAGTGGTACGTGTGGTTCGAGGATGGCACGGATGGCTGGCTGTCCGATGCCTCCGGCCAGTACGCCGTCACGCGCACCCGCCCGTCCAAGGACAAGGATCCGGCGCTGCCGCCCTTCGATTCCCTGGCGCCGGGCAAGGAACTGAAGCTGGACGGCAAGATTTACTACGCCGCCGACCTGCGGCGCTGCCGGGCTGTGTCGGGCCAGGGCGAGCTGCCCTTCGCCGTGGGCGCGGACGGCTATGAAGCCGTAGTCGCGGATTTCCGCGCGCTGGACGAATTCCTGACCCTGGACTATTCGGATGCGCCCACGCCCCAGGTCTATCTGGGCAAGGCCTATTCGCTGGATGACATGCAGCGCGGGTCCTTGCGCGCGGAGCATCTGGTCGAGGAAAGCGCGGGCAACTATGTCGGCAAGATCAAGGCGCTGGACTGCCCCAGTTGCGGCGCGCCCATCTCCTTCGCCGCCGCCGTCGCCACGCAGGTGATCTGCCCGAACTGCCGCGCGCAGGTGGATTGTTCGGGCGAGACCGCCGAGGTCCTGGCCAAGCAGAAGAAAGTGGCGTCCATCCAGACCACGCTGTCGCTCGGCGCCAAGGCCACCATCGACAATGCGGCCTACACCTTGATCGGTCTGATGCAGTGCGAGGACCCCGATCCCGAAGAATCATCGCGGTGGATCGAATACCTGCTGTATAGCCAGCAGAAGGGTTTTCTGTGGCTGGTGGAAAGCGACGACGGGTGGGACAAGGTGCGCGTGTGCGACCGCTGGCCCTCGCCGGTGTCGGACAAGCGTTATTCCTACGAGGGCAAGCGCTACGACAAGCTGTACGACTATGACTCGGTGGTGAAACTGGCGCTGGGAGCTTTCAACTGGCGCGTGAAAGTGGGCGACGTGTCGCACATCACGGACTTCGGGCTGGGCAATGGCAAGCTGACGCGGGAGACCGCGGACGCCGAGCTGGGCTGGTCGGTGTCGGAGCGGGTGGGCGCGGCGCAGGTCGGACGCTGGTTCAACTTTCCGGAACTGGGCAAGGTCAAGGAGAAGAGTCCGGACAAGTCGAACAGCTTGTCCGGGGTCGCCATCTTCGCCTGCGTGGCCATGTTGTTCTTCAACGCAGATGAATTGGAAAACGGCCATTGGCTGTCCATGATTGTCGGCGGGGTGTTCATCTGGCTGCCTGTCTGGATCCAAAACAAGCTTCGGGATAATTGAGCCATGTGGCGCGTGCTCTACATCATCTACGCCATCGTCGTCGTCAGCGGCGTGACCATCTCGAACAGCAGCATAGGCAAGTATTCGTCTGGCGGCGGCAGCAGCTGGGGCGGCGGCTCGTCCGGGCGGTCCGGGTATTCATCGAGCGGGTCGCATAAATGAAGAAGGCTGTACCGGCGAAGGATAAGTCGCCTGGGGGCAATGCGACCGTGACGGGCGAGGTGGCCGGGGCCGGCACGACGTCGACGTCCGCGACGGGCAAAGCGTCTGGGGCCGGCGCGACGGCGGCGCCGCCGTTGGGCCGGCACGTGCTGGCTGATCTGCATGGCGTCGATCCTGCCCTGCTGCGCGACCCTGATGGCCTGCGCGACCTGCTCACCGGCGCCGCGCTGGCCGCGGGTGCGCATGTGCTCGGCGCGCACTTCCATCATTTCGGTGGCGGCGAAGGCGTCACGGGCGTGGTGCTGCTCAGCGAATCGCACATCACTGTCCACACCTGGCCCGAGCACGCCTATGCCGCGCTCGACATCTTCATGTGCGGCCGCGCCAGCCCCGAACGC is a window of Bordetella sp. N DNA encoding:
- a CDS encoding carboxymuconolactone decarboxylase family protein; amino-acid sequence: MSRLPTLAFDEATGATADIYAKLKKSVGRVPNAYATLATHDPAALAAMLQADAALSAGTLSRQDQETVKLVISEAAGCDYCVAAHTMVGKFAGLSPEAMRAARAGAPTGDAKRDALVRFVRHIALHPGTVSDDEYQAIVAAGYDARQLVDIALAVAVITFTNVFNRINDTEVDFPAVA
- a CDS encoding NAD(P)/FAD-dependent oxidoreductase, whose translation is MRRRTFLLGTAVGAAALGTAARLAIRETTPTVAYPGMREGHWLRDAGVLPAPTGEQRAGVAILGAGVAGLSCAWQLARRGHRDFVVLAGPEFGGNASGGGEGDLAYPRGAHYLPLPSRASTHVREMLAEFGVILDGAQTERPYLDEAAIVHGLDERLLIDGHWQDALVPPGATPAEQAQHDAFFRYVDGLRDAVGKDGRKLFCIPIALSSQDAEWRALDRLTFKQWLLDHGYVSPALHWYLDYCCRDDYGAPHDRVSAWAGLHYFCSRDGHASNAPDGAVLTWPNGLARMVAYLQASITRHLGHERWLLSGTAMRVEEQGHEVNVLVADSFGAAGAAPVTRTLRADRVVCAMPLFVAAHVVRGMAGYGYDHAVHQSPHAPWLVSNFTLDGFPPELAGAPLAWDNVVYDGSGRDRPGRDRPGRDRPGLGYVVSTHQLIRVAPPPRTVFTAYQAVSTDTPEQARRWLAQADPRELRDQVAVDLLAAYDDTFWRQARSLDITVRGHAMATPAPGYLSNPGLAALRAVDGRVLFAHADLSGYSVFEEASWWGVRAAARILGEA
- a CDS encoding polyamine aminopropyltransferase — protein: MRDRALILSVLIVASCGLGYELIGSALASYLLGDSILQFSTVIGCYLFAMGVGSWFSRYVPDDRVLDRFIEVELLVGLVGGVSAAVLFLVFAWVAAPFRTALYVCVFVIGLLVGMEIPLVMRIFNRQRTEFRELVSKVLAFDYLGALAVSLVFPLLLAPYLGLLRTGFLFGILNASVSLWTAWLFREHLTRPKDKVWRASLVIGLLAVGFALSGQMTGWAERGLYGDQVIHAETTRYQRLVVTRWHDDLRLHINGNLQFSSRDEHRYHEALVHPGLDAVPWARNVLVLGGGDGLAVREILKHKNIEHITLVDLDPEMTRLFSTSAPLVELNQGSLKDPRVTVINADAGAWLESNTNVYDFIVVDFPDPTNFGLGRLYSTPIFRLMARHLSEKGYMVVQSTSPYFAPHSYWSINSTLKEAGLHTWPYHCYVPSFGDWGFILTSKRADYTVPERVSVPTRYLDGPTTKELFHFPVDMPTLDMPPNRLNEQSLVRYFDEDWRKVIR
- a CDS encoding DUF350 domain-containing protein; translated protein: MLTTPAYAYLIYMVSALVMLGLFAVIYSRITAFDEMALIRAGNAAATLSYCGALVGFSLTLYSSIATHASYEMFLAWAAGAMVMQVVAYSIAARVIRGMNQAIHDNNVAMGGLMGGLSLSVGIINAACLT
- a CDS encoding SPFH domain-containing protein, with amino-acid sequence MSLGSFIRKQFIDILQWNEDTDGVLAWRHPMQDFEIQYGASLTVRESQMAVFINEGKVADVFGPGMYKLTTQTLPVLTYLKNWDKLFESPFKSDVVFFSTRLQLGRRWGTAQPVTIRDSEFGMVRVRAFGIYSYRIADPGLFYREISGTRDTYTVDDLEEQLRNMVVATMSSTLGSSSVPFIDMAANQGLMSQSISTALGPVFERYGVKLDNFTVENVSLPEELQKALDTRIAIGMSGDLNKYTQYQTASSIPLAAQNEGGIAGVGAGLAAGAALGQTMAAGLGSLTGQGQGQGQGQGQGAAAAGAGAAAGAAAAGGGGADPAQRLQQLKGMLDQNLITQQDYDTAKAEILKRLTGG
- a CDS encoding DUF4178 domain-containing protein, with translation MQRILCPQCGAPVEFKSAASVMAVCGSCRSTLLKDAESVKRIGEMAEVLEDYSPIQITSTGKYEGKRFDVVGRLQLRYEAGFWNEWYVWFEDGTDGWLSDASGQYAVTRTRPSKDKDPALPPFDSLAPGKELKLDGKIYYAADLRRCRAVSGQGELPFAVGADGYEAVVADFRALDEFLTLDYSDAPTPQVYLGKAYSLDDMQRGSLRAEHLVEESAGNYVGKIKALDCPSCGAPISFAAAVATQVICPNCRAQVDCSGETAEVLAKQKKVASIQTTLSLGAKATIDNAAYTLIGLMQCEDPDPEESSRWIEYLLYSQQKGFLWLVESDDGWDKVRVCDRWPSPVSDKRYSYEGKRYDKLYDYDSVVKLALGAFNWRVKVGDVSHITDFGLGNGKLTRETADAELGWSVSERVGAAQVGRWFNFPELGKVKEKSPDKSNSLSGVAIFACVAMLFFNADELENGHWLSMIVGGVFIWLPVWIQNKLRDN
- the speD gene encoding adenosylmethionine decarboxylase, translated to MGRHVLADLHGVDPALLRDPDGLRDLLTGAALAAGAHVLGAHFHHFGGGEGVTGVVLLSESHITVHTWPEHAYAALDIFMCGRASPERALEHIRATLAAASADITTVPRSALRLPA